One Pectobacterium polaris DNA window includes the following coding sequences:
- the tssA gene encoding type VI secretion system protein TssA, producing the protein MHAHPWCKRLQTSLPDEKLRAAVLPDDPLWEKVETELVKLGSLAHNQVDLNVVAGYCLTLLESKTKDMRVLVQLLRCLQHPAKATPFSTALMLLDSWLESYWVTAWPASPVQKQKLMIQIVRRFESALPRIAESASSAELEQLQQLTDQVATRWGELASDKAALMDELVQGVKRARQRQQAQEQANQTAKPAPAASSSGGAGGSETCASAASTPVSSVEINSSDERGWRQTQLNVAALLVERHPDSPMGYRLRRHAIWSGIATPPMSSKGNKTQLAPVSSDRVDEYQSALAQADLALWERIEQSLVLAPYWFDGHMLSASVASRLGHASVATAIAEELSAFIQRVPELRELAFSDGAPFLTGKCSQWLQSSQPVRGGGGARQDDLATEAAACRDEKGIGAAMQLLDERMRRLKEPRDRFYAELVLADLLAEEGMKSLAAQHYQHMWQESQQLGLMQWEPGMVSRVERLAASRKK; encoded by the coding sequence ATGCATGCACATCCCTGGTGTAAACGCCTGCAAACCTCGTTGCCAGATGAGAAGTTGCGCGCGGCGGTATTGCCGGACGATCCGCTCTGGGAAAAGGTCGAGACGGAGCTGGTCAAGCTCGGGTCACTGGCGCATAACCAGGTCGATCTTAACGTGGTGGCGGGTTACTGCCTGACTCTGCTGGAAAGCAAAACCAAAGACATGCGGGTACTGGTGCAGCTATTGCGCTGTTTACAGCACCCGGCCAAAGCGACACCGTTTTCTACCGCACTGATGCTGCTGGACAGCTGGCTGGAAAGTTACTGGGTGACCGCGTGGCCTGCCAGCCCGGTTCAGAAACAGAAGTTGATGATCCAGATTGTTCGGCGTTTTGAGAGCGCGCTGCCCCGTATTGCAGAAAGTGCATCCAGCGCAGAGCTGGAGCAATTACAGCAGTTAACGGATCAGGTGGCGACTCGCTGGGGCGAATTGGCCAGCGACAAAGCGGCGTTGATGGATGAACTGGTGCAAGGCGTTAAGCGCGCCAGACAGCGACAGCAGGCGCAGGAACAGGCGAATCAGACGGCGAAACCGGCCCCGGCAGCCAGCAGCAGTGGAGGGGCGGGCGGAAGTGAAACCTGCGCCAGCGCGGCCTCGACGCCCGTCAGTTCGGTGGAGATTAATTCATCCGACGAACGCGGCTGGCGGCAAACCCAGTTGAACGTCGCGGCGCTGCTGGTTGAGCGCCATCCCGATTCACCGATGGGTTACCGTCTGCGCCGCCACGCTATCTGGTCTGGCATTGCCACACCGCCAATGTCGTCCAAAGGGAATAAAACCCAGCTGGCACCCGTCTCGTCAGACCGCGTGGATGAATACCAAAGTGCGCTGGCTCAGGCCGATTTGGCGCTGTGGGAACGCATAGAACAAAGTCTGGTGCTGGCACCTTACTGGTTTGATGGCCATATGTTGTCGGCCTCGGTGGCCTCACGTCTGGGGCATGCTTCCGTCGCGACGGCGATTGCCGAGGAGCTTTCTGCGTTTATTCAGCGTGTGCCGGAGCTGCGTGAACTGGCGTTCAGCGATGGCGCGCCTTTTTTGACTGGGAAATGCAGCCAGTGGTTGCAGTCCAGCCAGCCCGTTCGCGGCGGCGGTGGGGCGCGGCAGGACGATCTGGCAACGGAGGCAGCGGCCTGTCGGGACGAGAAAGGCATTGGGGCGGCGATGCAGTTATTGGATGAACGCATGCGTCGCCTGAAAGAGCCTCGCGACCGCTTTTATGCCGAGTTGGTACTGGCGGATTTACTCGCCGAAGAAGGAATGAAATCACTGGCAGCACAGCACTATCAGCACATGTGGCAGGAAAGCCAACAATTGGGCCTGATGCAATGGGAACCGGGAATGGTCAGCCGCGTGGAGCGGTTGGCGGCATCCCGCAAAAAATAA
- a CDS encoding tetratricopeptide repeat protein: MMKYKKLMIVLSACWLASCQAPVTSLSETELAASANRGNGEAQYQLAKTLATRSQYTEAMQWMQKASGLSELPGNQELRAAAALQVGDWYQAGLGAPKNSPSARQWWTTSSRLGNGEAGHRLGMDCQVQHQGKLVAACLSAFESSAANGYPPAQLIVAQWHATHAGGEKDAVSWLLKASELGNRDAQYQLAQRYEQGKGVVIRRDLAERWYFRAATLGQAQAQLWMARHEDGENALNWYQKSASSGDAEAQLWLGKAYREGKRLPWDEQKARYWLERAASGGSGEADYLLSQIQTTHEKREQYLVQASSAGYIRAQRELGERLFTASEFARAREEYAKAASAGDTESRLAYGEMLRLGQGGKEDYVEAMKQYRLAANDGNRMAQYRMGMMRQDGLGASRNRIHAYAWYAMAATEGMSEAIHARNDLEATMQPDEIKAGQRLAMHWSSGKTE; encoded by the coding sequence ATGATGAAATACAAAAAATTAATGATAGTCCTGTCGGCCTGCTGGCTGGCGTCATGTCAGGCGCCGGTCACGTCGCTGTCTGAAACAGAACTGGCGGCGTCAGCGAATCGGGGAAACGGCGAAGCGCAATATCAGTTGGCAAAGACGCTAGCCACGCGCTCGCAGTACACCGAGGCGATGCAGTGGATGCAGAAGGCATCTGGCCTGTCTGAGCTTCCGGGCAATCAGGAACTGCGTGCGGCCGCAGCGCTTCAGGTTGGCGACTGGTATCAGGCAGGGTTGGGTGCGCCCAAGAACAGCCCGTCTGCTCGCCAGTGGTGGACAACGTCCTCGCGTTTGGGAAATGGCGAAGCGGGGCATCGGCTTGGCATGGACTGTCAGGTTCAGCATCAGGGAAAGCTGGTGGCGGCATGCCTGAGTGCATTTGAATCCTCTGCGGCAAATGGCTATCCGCCCGCGCAACTGATCGTTGCCCAGTGGCACGCGACGCATGCGGGCGGCGAAAAAGATGCCGTATCGTGGCTGCTGAAAGCCTCTGAACTCGGCAATCGAGATGCGCAGTATCAGCTGGCGCAGCGCTACGAGCAGGGTAAAGGTGTGGTTATCCGTCGCGATCTGGCTGAGCGCTGGTATTTCCGTGCGGCGACGCTGGGTCAGGCACAGGCGCAGCTGTGGATGGCGCGGCACGAAGATGGCGAAAATGCGTTGAACTGGTATCAAAAATCCGCCTCATCAGGCGATGCCGAAGCACAGCTTTGGCTGGGCAAGGCATACCGTGAAGGTAAGCGCTTACCTTGGGATGAGCAAAAGGCGCGTTATTGGCTGGAGCGTGCCGCGTCTGGCGGATCGGGCGAGGCCGATTATTTGCTCAGCCAGATCCAGACAACCCATGAAAAGCGCGAACAGTATCTGGTGCAGGCTTCCTCTGCGGGCTATATCCGAGCGCAACGCGAATTGGGTGAGCGGTTATTTACAGCGAGCGAGTTCGCGCGTGCGCGTGAAGAATATGCCAAAGCGGCATCAGCAGGAGACACTGAATCCCGTCTGGCCTATGGCGAGATGCTGCGGCTGGGGCAAGGCGGCAAAGAGGATTATGTTGAGGCGATGAAGCAGTACCGTCTGGCGGCGAATGACGGTAACCGTATGGCTCAATATCGTATGGGGATGATGCGTCAGGATGGGCTGGGTGCCTCTCGCAATCGTATTCATGCTTACGCCTGGTACGCGATGGCGGCGACGGAGGGGATGAGCGAAGCCATTCATGCGCGTAACGATCTGGAAGCGACGATGCAGCCGGATGAAATCAAAGCCGGGCAGCGGTTGGCGATGCACTGGTCATCGGGGAAAACAGAGTAA
- the tssM gene encoding type VI secretion system membrane subunit TssM → MFKTIITFLRKQLPKLKPSWLLLGVLLWVVVLVLAWWLGPRLTVGESRPLQGIWGRVVFTLVWLWLAFSYSAWMVWRRVQQMRAERHEQQVIEQDPLQVYVDSQQTFLDRWLEAFQTQLGKRALYAMPWYLTIGLAGSGKSSLIHRANPANKMNPKLDAELRDVAAGQQVSSWVGESAVIWDPSGQLLAQPELEGDSLGQRHARLWQHLLQWLSENRRRQPLNGLVLTLDISWLAQAGVADRKAYAQVMRARLQEISVNINTRLPVYIALTRLDMLSGFDKVYRQLNRDARQAVLGVTFTPQASNSKAWLEELERFWDEWVTHLNDNLPDMLLTQSDRSVRNSLFSFVRQLAGVKDYVMEVLTETLATGEDRAFLIRGVYVSSVYQQGVPFDAFAQSASRRYQLPEPINPALRGESNTFFVQRLFPDVIFPEASLAGENRLHSLYRRRRLSIGVGCMLLASLALIGSWHHFYRVNEEAGRNVLTKAQAFIGTNELEGQQGYGYQQLPRLNLIRDATLSFGNYHERTPLLADLGLYQGDKIGPHVEGTYLQMLNQRFLPAVMQGLLEDLNQAPANSEQKLTILRVMRMLDDASGRNKSLVEQFMAQRWQKAFPGQGNVQEQLMQHLDYALEHTDWHKAREQKDAVAISTFAPFNQPITLAQQELSKLPMYQRVYQSLVMKATQVLPPDLAIRDEVGPTFDPVFSLRNDKAGSVPRLLTYPGFSDYYLKQDKALLELTALDAWVLGQRERAQFSEADRREILRQVNDRYITDYINQWQKVLANIDVQTLDTPEQALDILTDITGNDQPFQRVLTTVSDNTRIRKLSDDDNDTAQSINTRTGRPFMTINAALSGRGEQGPLVQEVNQKLTDLYHYLDQIVNATDPGQAALKAVQARQGNKFADPVFALQQYARSLPAPLDRWVGQLAGESASLVTGLAMSSLNQEWLDKVVTPFNEKLADRYPFDPSSNKDVPLSEMEMFFMTGGTLDNFYQTNLKAMMESGMLEEGMASPLQAELVKQLERATRIRQTLFNAQGSLEVHFVLEPLELTANKRRSVLNLDGQLLEYSHGRRQKTPLVWPNSMRDGAESKLTLVPDDRERSPRSLSFSGPWAMFRLINSDQLTQVNENTFDVRFSLENGAMTYRVYTDASHNPFAGGLFSQFTLPDSLY, encoded by the coding sequence ATGTTTAAAACAATCATAACCTTTCTACGCAAGCAGTTGCCTAAACTGAAACCCTCCTGGCTACTTTTGGGCGTGCTGCTGTGGGTCGTCGTATTGGTTCTGGCCTGGTGGCTGGGGCCGCGTTTGACTGTGGGCGAGTCGCGTCCATTACAGGGAATTTGGGGCCGCGTGGTGTTCACGCTGGTTTGGCTGTGGCTGGCGTTCTCCTACAGCGCTTGGATGGTCTGGCGTCGTGTGCAGCAGATGCGGGCTGAGCGTCATGAACAGCAGGTGATTGAACAGGATCCCTTGCAGGTGTATGTCGACAGCCAGCAGACGTTTCTCGACCGCTGGCTGGAGGCGTTTCAGACCCAGTTGGGGAAAAGAGCGCTATATGCGATGCCCTGGTATCTGACGATTGGTCTGGCGGGCAGCGGGAAAAGTAGCCTGATCCATCGCGCTAATCCGGCAAACAAAATGAATCCGAAGCTGGATGCGGAGCTGCGAGACGTGGCGGCAGGCCAGCAGGTGAGCAGTTGGGTCGGGGAATCCGCGGTGATTTGGGATCCCAGCGGACAGCTACTTGCCCAGCCTGAGCTGGAAGGCGATTCGCTCGGACAACGTCATGCCCGACTGTGGCAGCACCTGTTGCAGTGGCTCAGTGAAAATCGTCGCCGTCAGCCGCTCAACGGTCTGGTGCTCACGCTAGATATTTCCTGGCTGGCGCAGGCTGGCGTCGCCGATCGCAAAGCCTACGCGCAGGTCATGCGCGCCCGCTTGCAGGAAATTTCCGTTAACATCAATACGCGCTTACCTGTGTATATCGCGCTGACCCGGCTGGATATGCTGAGCGGCTTCGATAAGGTCTATCGCCAGTTGAACCGCGACGCGCGTCAGGCCGTATTAGGGGTGACGTTTACGCCGCAGGCGAGCAACAGCAAAGCCTGGCTAGAAGAGCTGGAGCGCTTTTGGGACGAGTGGGTCACGCACCTGAATGACAACCTGCCAGACATGTTGCTGACGCAGTCCGACAGAAGCGTGCGCAATTCGCTGTTCTCGTTTGTCCGCCAACTGGCCGGCGTGAAAGATTACGTGATGGAAGTGCTGACGGAAACGTTAGCGACGGGCGAAGATCGCGCGTTCTTGATCCGCGGCGTCTACGTCAGCTCGGTCTATCAACAAGGGGTGCCGTTCGATGCCTTTGCGCAGTCGGCTTCCCGACGCTATCAGCTGCCAGAGCCGATCAACCCTGCGCTGCGCGGTGAATCGAATACGTTCTTTGTGCAGCGTCTCTTCCCTGACGTCATTTTCCCTGAGGCTAGTCTGGCGGGCGAAAATCGGCTGCATAGCCTCTATCGCCGACGTCGGCTGAGTATCGGCGTGGGCTGCATGCTGCTCGCGAGTCTGGCACTGATTGGTAGCTGGCACCATTTCTATCGGGTCAATGAAGAAGCCGGACGTAACGTACTGACGAAAGCGCAGGCCTTTATCGGCACCAATGAGCTGGAAGGCCAGCAGGGCTACGGCTATCAGCAACTGCCGCGTCTGAATTTGATTCGCGATGCGACCTTATCCTTTGGTAATTACCATGAGCGCACGCCGCTGCTGGCCGACCTTGGCCTATATCAGGGCGACAAGATTGGGCCTCATGTTGAAGGCACCTATCTGCAAATGCTGAATCAGCGCTTTCTCCCTGCGGTGATGCAAGGGTTGCTGGAAGACCTGAATCAGGCACCTGCCAATAGTGAGCAAAAGCTGACGATTCTGCGCGTGATGCGGATGCTGGATGATGCGTCAGGGCGCAATAAATCGCTGGTTGAACAGTTTATGGCGCAGCGTTGGCAGAAGGCATTTCCCGGACAGGGCAACGTGCAGGAACAGCTGATGCAGCATCTGGATTACGCCCTTGAGCACACCGATTGGCACAAGGCGCGTGAGCAGAAAGACGCGGTAGCGATCAGCACGTTTGCACCTTTTAATCAGCCGATTACGCTGGCTCAGCAGGAACTGAGCAAGCTGCCGATGTATCAGCGCGTTTATCAGAGTCTGGTGATGAAGGCGACGCAGGTGTTGCCGCCGGATTTAGCGATTCGTGATGAAGTCGGCCCGACCTTTGATCCGGTGTTTTCCCTGCGTAATGACAAAGCAGGAAGTGTGCCTCGGCTGCTGACGTATCCCGGTTTTAGCGATTATTACCTCAAGCAGGACAAAGCGCTGTTAGAGCTGACGGCGCTGGACGCCTGGGTGCTGGGACAGCGCGAGCGTGCGCAGTTCAGCGAGGCCGATCGGCGGGAAATTCTGCGTCAGGTGAATGATCGCTACATTACGGATTACATCAACCAGTGGCAGAAAGTGCTGGCGAACATTGATGTGCAGACGCTCGATACGCCGGAGCAGGCGCTCGATATCCTCACGGATATTACCGGCAACGATCAGCCTTTCCAGCGCGTGCTGACCACGGTGAGTGATAACACCCGTATCCGTAAGCTGTCCGATGATGATAACGACACTGCGCAGAGTATTAACACGCGTACCGGCCGTCCGTTTATGACCATCAATGCGGCGCTGAGCGGACGCGGTGAGCAGGGGCCGCTGGTGCAAGAGGTCAATCAGAAGCTGACGGATCTCTATCACTATCTCGATCAGATCGTCAACGCGACCGATCCGGGACAGGCGGCGTTGAAAGCGGTACAGGCGCGGCAGGGAAATAAATTTGCCGATCCGGTATTCGCCTTACAGCAATACGCCCGCAGCCTTCCCGCACCGCTGGATCGCTGGGTAGGGCAATTAGCTGGAGAGAGCGCGAGTCTGGTGACGGGGCTGGCGATGTCGTCGCTGAATCAGGAATGGCTGGATAAGGTCGTGACGCCATTCAATGAGAAGCTGGCGGATCGTTACCCTTTCGACCCGTCATCGAACAAAGATGTGCCGCTATCGGAAATGGAAATGTTCTTCATGACTGGCGGGACGCTGGACAACTTCTATCAGACCAACCTCAAGGCGATGATGGAAAGCGGCATGCTGGAAGAAGGCATGGCGTCGCCTCTGCAAGCAGAGCTGGTGAAACAGCTTGAACGCGCGACCCGCATCCGCCAGACCCTGTTTAATGCGCAGGGCAGCCTGGAAGTGCATTTCGTTCTGGAACCGCTGGAACTGACGGCGAACAAGCGCCGTAGCGTGCTGAATCTGGACGGACAGTTGCTGGAATACAGCCACGGTCGTCGCCAGAAAACGCCGCTGGTGTGGCCAAACAGTATGCGCGACGGTGCCGAAAGCAAGCTGACGCTGGTGCCGGACGATCGTGAGCGTTCGCCGCGCAGCCTGAGCTTTAGCGGGCCGTGGGCGATGTTCCGGTTAATCAATAGCGATCAGCTGACTCAGGTGAATGAGAACACCTTTGACGTGCGCTTCTCGCTGGAGAACGGAGCGATGACCTATCGCGTCTACACCGATGCCAGCCATAACCCGTTTGCCGGTGGTCTGTTCAGCCAGTTCACGCTGCCTGACTCGCTTTATTAA
- a CDS encoding Hcp family type VI secretion system effector yields MPTPCYISIEGKTQGNITAGAFTSDSVGNIYVEGHEDEMLVQEFKHIVTVPTDPQSGQPSGQRVHKPFKFTVALNKAVPLMYNSLASGEMLPTVTLKWYRTSVEGKQEHFFSTVLTDATIVDIDCKMPHCQDPSKLDYTQLIEVSLAYRKIDWEHTVAGTSGSDDWRAPVEA; encoded by the coding sequence ATGCCAACTCCATGCTATATCAGCATCGAAGGTAAAACTCAGGGCAACATCACCGCGGGTGCTTTCACGTCTGATTCTGTCGGCAACATCTATGTGGAAGGCCACGAAGACGAAATGCTGGTACAGGAATTCAAACACATCGTCACCGTACCAACCGACCCACAGTCTGGTCAGCCGTCTGGCCAGCGTGTGCACAAACCGTTCAAATTCACCGTCGCGCTGAACAAAGCCGTTCCGCTGATGTACAACTCTTTGGCATCCGGCGAAATGCTGCCGACCGTGACCCTGAAATGGTACCGCACGTCGGTTGAAGGTAAGCAAGAGCACTTCTTCTCTACCGTGCTGACCGATGCCACCATCGTTGACATCGACTGCAAAATGCCACACTGCCAGGATCCGTCCAAACTGGACTACACCCAACTGATCGAAGTGTCGCTGGCCTACCGCAAAATCGATTGGGAGCACACCGTTGCCGGGACGTCCGGCTCCGATGACTGGCGTGCACCAGTCGAAGCGTAA
- a CDS encoding VasL domain-containing protein, producing the protein MQDAQQALKVGRDPRMLPEFDALRAEINKLSHASRPDVDWMLVHDMATTIFEKQGVDLQTAIYFTLARSRLAGLTGFTESCEFLANLIVTQWDNFWPPVHQERARIEMLDWFIARISEVVRQYAISHEHKRLVYRCERALQLMSEKLHNSGLSRIPRVENLLHFVEGYTHLFDETEIVIVSDDQELKKQDMQIPPMVFFHSDMEPGATVQSSGSSGSGQAALPAGSILIGREKGQMKPTVLKIEAHKKQKPAWFWFVSGLLTCALPVAAITGWQYWQEQKADALALLQQPAYALPAAPDHNDIRRVRIALGEQKLQGMEGELINRYQAQLEQVKNASPFYLYQYGNGLKNVMQQLYPDSLAVKEMERQWQIALERQQGDEPKTRGYEQARARVNDTLQQLLELERQRRTVTISYLKSKLYDMQKDLISDVPFGIRLRELEARKTKSQSLTPAELRAMEDELRSFNVRLYRLQQGNSAS; encoded by the coding sequence ATGCAAGATGCACAACAGGCCCTGAAAGTAGGCCGCGATCCACGGATGCTGCCGGAGTTTGACGCACTTCGGGCGGAAATTAACAAGTTGAGTCACGCGTCTCGCCCTGATGTGGATTGGATGCTGGTGCACGATATGGCCACCACCATCTTTGAAAAGCAGGGCGTGGATCTCCAGACCGCGATCTACTTTACGCTGGCGCGTTCACGGCTGGCGGGATTGACCGGTTTCACGGAAAGCTGTGAGTTTCTGGCGAACCTGATCGTGACGCAGTGGGATAACTTCTGGCCACCGGTTCATCAGGAACGAGCGCGTATCGAGATGCTGGACTGGTTTATTGCTCGCATCAGTGAAGTGGTGCGGCAGTACGCCATCAGTCATGAACACAAGCGGCTGGTTTACCGTTGCGAACGCGCGCTGCAATTGATGAGTGAAAAGCTGCACAACTCGGGGCTGAGCCGCATTCCTCGCGTCGAGAATCTGCTGCACTTCGTCGAAGGCTATACCCATTTGTTTGATGAAACCGAGATTGTCATTGTGTCGGACGATCAGGAACTGAAAAAGCAGGATATGCAGATTCCACCCATGGTGTTCTTTCATTCAGACATGGAACCCGGAGCGACGGTGCAAAGCAGTGGTTCATCGGGCTCGGGTCAGGCTGCTCTGCCTGCGGGCAGCATTCTCATCGGACGGGAGAAAGGGCAAATGAAACCGACGGTATTGAAAATTGAGGCGCATAAAAAGCAGAAGCCAGCCTGGTTCTGGTTTGTCTCTGGGCTGCTGACCTGCGCGCTGCCCGTGGCGGCGATTACGGGCTGGCAGTATTGGCAGGAACAGAAAGCTGATGCGCTGGCGTTACTGCAACAGCCGGCTTACGCGTTGCCTGCCGCCCCCGATCATAATGACATTCGCCGGGTGCGTATTGCGCTGGGCGAGCAGAAATTGCAAGGCATGGAAGGTGAGCTGATTAACCGCTATCAGGCACAGCTGGAACAGGTAAAAAATGCGTCGCCGTTCTATCTGTATCAATACGGCAACGGCTTGAAAAACGTGATGCAGCAGCTCTATCCCGACTCGCTGGCGGTGAAGGAGATGGAACGCCAGTGGCAGATTGCGCTTGAACGTCAGCAGGGCGATGAACCGAAAACACGCGGGTACGAACAGGCCCGTGCCAGAGTCAATGACACGTTGCAGCAACTGCTGGAACTGGAGCGGCAGCGCCGGACGGTGACGATTTCCTATCTGAAATCAAAGCTCTACGATATGCAAAAAGACCTGATATCGGACGTTCCCTTTGGGATACGGCTGCGGGAGCTTGAGGCGCGTAAAACCAAGAGCCAGTCGCTGACGCCAGCGGAGCTACGCGCGATGGAAGATGAACTGCGCTCCTTCAACGTTCGCTTGTACCGTTTGCAGCAGGGTAATTCTGCCAGCTGA
- the vasI gene encoding type VI secretion system-associated protein VasI — MFLTMAPLLLATAATPDPAWQSLWEQCRNETAAELRLACYDALGREAERSGTLSPQSDNAATGGTFQLGREADSGDMTLTRVLADGNTLVISCASNITHLRLTLSEPWKGESVTSQLDGVTVSDSWFIRNRGLLLESGRGLPAIDALKRWIGHRELVLNGADGHALRIELAGLGEALAPLRQQCHW; from the coding sequence ATGTTTCTGACGATGGCACCCCTACTGTTGGCAACTGCTGCGACGCCCGATCCCGCCTGGCAGTCGTTGTGGGAACAGTGTCGCAATGAGACGGCTGCTGAGCTCCGACTAGCCTGTTATGACGCGCTGGGTCGGGAAGCGGAACGCAGCGGCACGCTGTCCCCGCAAAGTGATAACGCCGCGACGGGCGGAACGTTTCAACTGGGACGTGAAGCAGACAGCGGCGATATGACGCTCACTCGCGTGCTGGCCGATGGCAATACGCTGGTGATTAGCTGCGCCAGCAATATTACGCACTTGCGCTTAACGCTTAGCGAACCCTGGAAAGGGGAGTCCGTCACATCCCAGTTGGATGGTGTGACGGTGTCCGACAGCTGGTTTATCCGCAATCGTGGGCTGCTGCTGGAGTCGGGACGCGGCCTGCCGGCGATTGATGCGTTGAAGCGCTGGATTGGGCATCGCGAACTGGTGCTTAACGGCGCGGACGGTCACGCGCTGCGTATCGAACTCGCCGGGCTGGGCGAAGCATTAGCGCCGCTGCGTCAGCAGTGTCACTGGTAA